Below is a window of Fusobacterium simiae DNA.
ATTAAAAGAAGCACAAATAGATCAAAGAAATCAAGCTCGACCTAAGCTATCAAAGCATATTGAAAATATACAAAAATATGATACTATTTTGATTGGTTATCCTAATTGGTGGGCTTCAATTCCTATGCCAATTGCTTCTTTTTTAGAGGAATATGATTTGGCTGGGAAAAAAATAATTGTATTTTGTAGTCATGGCGGTGGTCGTTTTGGGCAAAGTTTGACTGCTATCTCAAAATTAGAACCAAATGCTATTATGGGAGAAGCTCTTTCTGTACATTATTCTGGTGGGCAAAATTTGAAAAATGATGTTCATAAATGGCTAGAATTAAATAAAATTAACTAAAAAATATTTTTTAGAAAGAAAATAAAGGGGTATTTAAAATATGAAAATAAAAATAAATATTATAGTAGACTTCCTTATGACAATACTTCTTCTTTTTCTTGTTTCATATCAAATTGTCAGTGAAAAAATGCATGAATGGCTTGGAATGACTATGGGAATATTAGTGATTCTACATATATTTTTAAACAGATGGTGGTATAAAAATTTGTTTAAAGGAAAATATTCTTTAATGAGAATTATTCAGACTATTATCAATTTTTTAATACTACTAACAATACTAGGTTCATTAATAAGTGGAATCACTATGTCCCGTTATATATTTCCTGCATTGGTTCCTTATAATAACTATATGGCTCTCTCTCGTGCTTTGCATATATTATCAGCTTACTGGGGCTTTGTTTTAATGTCCATTCACCTTGGTTTACACTGGAGTATGCTTTTTTCTATTTTAAACCAAAAACTACTGAAAATTAAAAAAAAATATTTGTTTTTTTACATTATCCTAGCTTGGGGAATTGCTTCTTATGGAGCATATGCCTTTTATAAATTAAATTTATTTTCATTTATGTTTTTACAAAGTCAATTTATTTTCTTTGATTATGAAAAAAATTTATTTTTAGTATTTTTTGATTATTTTTCAATTATGATTTTATGGATACTCTTATCTTTTTACACAATAAAATTATTAAAAAGAAATATTTTTACTAAAAAATAAAAAAATTAAAAGGATTAACTCCTGCTTTCTACAGAAGTCAATCCTTTATCTAGCTTTTTGGGGTCAGTACAAAAATCATCAATCTTCAACAGCCCCATTTTTTTTCTGAAATTTCTACTATGACTATAAAATCAAATTATGTCATATTGGTACTTCAACTACAATTACTCCATTATTTTCTGCCAATCATCCTTTGAATAGCAGCATTTCTTAATCTTGTAAATTCTAATGCTTGTGGTGAAGTAGGAACTAAATTTTGATATCCATGTACAACTCCAGGTATAACATGAAGTTCTGTTTCAACACCTGCTTGTATCAATTTATTTGCATAATCTATATCTTCATTAACAAACAAATCCAATGTTCCTACTATCATAAAAGTTTTAGGAGAGTTAGAAACATCTTTTACCATAGCAGGAGAAAAATAAGGCATTTCTTTTTCAGAAATATTCTTATTTCCTCTTAATTTTGCCCAACCAAATTGATTTGATTTTGCTGTCCATACAAATTCTCCTGTTAAAGAGCTATTATAAGGAGAAGCTGATGTTCCAGTTCTATAATCTAGCATAGGATAAATTAAAATTTGCCCTACAAGATTATATTTTTTTCTATCTCTTGTCAACAAGCCTAATCTTGTTGCAAGTCCTCCACCTGCACTATCTCCCATAAGAATAATTTTATTTTTATCAATTCCTAATTTATCAGCATTGTCAAAGATATAAGCTAATCCACGATAAGCATCTTCTACATCTGCTGGAAAAGTAGCTTCAGTTGCTAAACGATATTCTGCACTAACTAAAATAACATTATTTTCGTTCACTAAATCTGTTAA
It encodes the following:
- a CDS encoding DUF4405 domain-containing protein, producing MKIKINIIVDFLMTILLLFLVSYQIVSEKMHEWLGMTMGILVILHIFLNRWWYKNLFKGKYSLMRIIQTIINFLILLTILGSLISGITMSRYIFPALVPYNNYMALSRALHILSAYWGFVLMSIHLGLHWSMLFSILNQKLLKIKKKYLFFYIILAWGIASYGAYAFYKLNLFSFMFLQSQFIFFDYEKNLFLVFFDYFSIMILWILLSFYTIKLLKRNIFTKK
- a CDS encoding flavodoxin, with product MAANKNNILIAYFSWGGNTKGIAEEIHRQTGADLFEIVLEKPYSSDYNTVLKEAQIDQRNQARPKLSKHIENIQKYDTILIGYPNWWASIPMPIASFLEEYDLAGKKIIVFCSHGGGRFGQSLTAISKLEPNAIMGEALSVHYSGGQNLKNDVHKWLELNKIN
- a CDS encoding alpha/beta hydrolase is translated as MKKIILYLMFCLSILVLGEENYRSLYLVAPEYKEAVKSTTASIDNDKLLKDRQTLILQNQNNNKTKPSEKIVVPATNGQPEVSLYIYRPASMKKDEKLPTIYYTHGGGYILGTANMYSDKLTDLVNENNVILVSAEYRLATEATFPADVEDAYRGLAYIFDNADKLGIDKNKIILMGDSAGGGLATRLGLLTRDRKKYNLVGQILIYPMLDYRTGTSASPYNSSLTGEFVWTAKSNQFGWAKLRGNKNISEKEMPYFSPAMVKDVSNSPKTFMIVGTLDLFVNEDIDYANKLIQAGVETELHVIPGVVHGYQNLVPTSPQALEFTRLRNAAIQRMIGRK